A portion of the Herpetosiphonaceae bacterium genome contains these proteins:
- a CDS encoding TIGR02588 family protein, translated as MSQATQSTATTKPQAQSRTAPHRSPAEMVTFGVAVAILLMIAGLVIYDWVATPSTPPAISLTQSDTIREIDGQFYVPFTIENTGGSTAESVQVSAELKIGDEVEEGEQQIDFLAAGETQEGAFVFSRDPAEGELTMRVASYKMP; from the coding sequence ATGAGTCAGGCAACCCAGAGCACTGCTACAACCAAGCCACAGGCGCAATCACGAACAGCGCCGCACCGCTCGCCTGCCGAGATGGTCACGTTCGGCGTGGCCGTAGCGATTCTGCTGATGATCGCCGGGCTGGTAATCTACGACTGGGTGGCAACGCCGTCCACGCCGCCAGCGATCAGCCTCACGCAGAGCGACACGATCCGCGAGATCGACGGGCAGTTTTACGTGCCGTTCACCATCGAAAATACCGGCGGCAGCACCGCCGAGTCGGTCCAGGTGAGCGCAGAGTTAAAGATCGGCGACGAGGTGGAGGAGGGCGAGCAGCAGATCGACTTTCTGGCGGCGGGCGAGACGCAGGAGGGCGCATTCGTCTTTAGCCGCGATCCCGCAGAGGGCGAGCTGACGATGCGCGTCGCGAGCTATAAAATGCCGTGA
- the pyrB gene encoding aspartate carbamoyltransferase translates to MLNRPRIFTLDDTPQPVLNEHGFLGQDILSVNQFSLASLEYIFDVAEEMRTMVAQQGGAELLKGRVLTCLFYEPSTRTSSSFIAAMERLGGSVIPITQGVQFSSVSKGETLHDTIRTLEQYSDVIVLRHPETGSAKIAAAAAEIPVINAGDGTGEHPTQALLDLFTIKEELGKLDGLHVVMVGDLRYGRTVHSLTQLLLNYNVRFSFVSPEILRLPLDYMNQVKDAGKNVRETYNVADVIGSADVLYVTRVQKERFTDLAQYESVKDFYRISTDLMEQARPSAIVMHPLPRVNEIDVRLDSDPRAAYFRQVKNGMYIRMAVLAAVLGKA, encoded by the coding sequence ATGCTTAATCGCCCCCGTATTTTCACGCTCGACGACACGCCGCAGCCGGTGCTGAACGAGCACGGCTTTCTCGGCCAGGATATTTTGTCGGTCAACCAGTTTTCGCTGGCGAGCCTTGAGTACATCTTTGATGTCGCCGAGGAGATGCGCACGATGGTGGCGCAGCAGGGCGGCGCTGAGCTGCTTAAAGGCCGCGTGCTGACCTGTCTCTTCTACGAGCCGTCGACGCGCACCAGCTCCTCGTTTATCGCAGCGATGGAGCGGCTGGGCGGATCGGTTATTCCGATCACCCAGGGCGTGCAATTCTCATCCGTCTCCAAAGGCGAGACACTGCACGACACGATCCGCACGCTGGAGCAATACTCGGATGTCATCGTGCTGCGACATCCCGAAACCGGCTCGGCCAAGATCGCGGCGGCTGCGGCGGAGATCCCGGTGATCAACGCGGGCGATGGCACCGGAGAGCATCCCACCCAGGCGCTGCTCGATCTCTTCACGATCAAAGAAGAGCTGGGCAAGCTCGATGGATTACATGTCGTGATGGTCGGCGATCTGCGCTACGGGCGAACGGTCCACTCACTGACGCAACTGCTGCTCAACTACAACGTACGCTTCTCGTTCGTGTCGCCTGAGATTCTGCGCCTGCCGCTGGACTATATGAACCAGGTCAAAGACGCCGGCAAGAACGTGCGCGAAACCTACAATGTCGCCGACGTGATCGGCAGCGCCGACGTGCTGTACGTGACGCGCGTCCAGAAAGAGCGCTTCACCGACCTCGCGCAGTACGAGTCGGTCAAGGATTTCTACCGCATCAGCACCGACCTGATGGAGCAGGCCAGGCCGAGCGCGATCGTGATGCATCCGCTGCCGCGCGTCAACGAGATCGATGTGCGGCTGGACAGCGATCCACGCGCCGCGTACTTCCGCCAGGTCAAAAACGGCATGTACATTCGCATGGCTGTGCTCGCCGCCGTGCTGGGCAAAGCCTGA
- a CDS encoding amidohydrolase family protein codes for MPNLTLPGLIDVHVHLRQPGGEHKETYASGTAAALAGGVTCVLDMPNTSPPTTTAERLSAKQHMARDGARCDVGIYAGASTDNDDSIAAIAPYVCAIKIYVSSTFGPLRVDDWDLLDRHMASWPATRPIVAHAEGDVLARVLDIAHRHAKPIHIAHVATRHEIETIVAAKERGYDVTCEVTPHHLVLSREDLPRLGPFGDVRPRLAAPDDRAALWQYLDYVECIATDHAPHTIEEKHSDNVPPGLPGLETTLPLMLTAVDEGRLTLERLIEMTSTNPARIFHLPPQPDTWTEVEIGPRYRLGNERLQTRCGWTPFAGLEVAGRVVKTVLRGRTVFDGAEVLAEPGSGKVLFRMEESEAQ; via the coding sequence ATGCCAAACCTGACCTTGCCCGGACTGATCGACGTACACGTCCACCTGCGGCAGCCCGGCGGCGAGCACAAAGAAACCTATGCCAGCGGCACGGCGGCTGCGCTCGCGGGCGGCGTCACCTGTGTGCTGGATATGCCCAACACGTCACCGCCGACCACCACTGCCGAGCGCCTGTCCGCTAAACAGCACATGGCCCGCGACGGCGCGCGCTGCGATGTCGGGATCTACGCCGGAGCCAGCACCGACAACGATGACTCGATCGCCGCCATTGCGCCGTACGTCTGCGCGATCAAGATCTACGTCAGCAGCACGTTCGGCCCGCTGCGCGTGGATGACTGGGATCTGCTCGATCGCCACATGGCTAGCTGGCCCGCCACCAGGCCGATCGTCGCACATGCCGAGGGCGATGTGCTGGCGCGTGTGCTCGACATCGCCCACCGCCACGCCAAGCCGATTCATATCGCGCATGTCGCAACCCGCCACGAGATCGAGACGATCGTCGCAGCCAAGGAGCGCGGCTACGACGTGACCTGCGAGGTAACGCCGCACCATCTCGTGCTCAGCCGCGAGGACCTGCCGCGCCTTGGACCGTTCGGCGATGTGCGCCCACGGCTGGCCGCGCCCGACGATCGCGCCGCGCTCTGGCAGTATCTCGATTATGTCGAGTGTATCGCCACCGACCACGCGCCGCACACGATCGAGGAGAAGCACAGCGATAACGTGCCGCCGGGCTTGCCGGGCCTGGAGACGACACTGCCGCTGATGCTGACCGCCGTCGACGAGGGCCGCCTGACGCTGGAGCGGCTGATCGAGATGACATCGACCAATCCCGCGCGGATCTTTCACCTGCCGCCGCAACCAGACACCTGGACCGAAGTCGAGATCGGGCCGCGTTACCGCCTCGGCAACGAGCGGCTTCAGACCAGGTGCGGCTGGACACCGTTTGCCGGTCTTGAGGTGGCAGGCCGCGTCGTTAAAACCGTGCTGCGCGGACGGACTGTGTTCGATGGCGCGGAGGTGCTGGCAGAGCCAGGATCAGGCAAGGTGCTGTTTAGGATGGAGGAGTCAGAAGCACAATAG
- a CDS encoding VTT domain-containing protein has product MIDETTNTIPISRAEQPARRANYWKIGLILIAALGLNLLVLAIPRGWIIGLRDYGALGYLAAFGITALANASVVVPIPYPGLIALLARVLGNPLGIALAGAAGSTLGETTAFIVGRAGKTAVEDTRFYRWVEHQLRTPLRAFIILFLLSAPPNPFFDVAGLTAGSLGVPFWIFATATFLGRILKMLFFAGLGQQFLT; this is encoded by the coding sequence ATGATCGACGAAACAACCAACACCATACCCATCTCGCGGGCGGAGCAGCCAGCCCGGCGCGCGAACTACTGGAAGATCGGGCTGATTCTGATCGCGGCGCTGGGGCTGAATCTGCTGGTCCTGGCGATCCCACGCGGCTGGATCATCGGCCTGCGCGACTACGGCGCGCTCGGCTACCTGGCGGCCTTTGGCATCACCGCGCTGGCGAATGCCTCGGTCGTCGTGCCGATTCCGTATCCGGGGCTGATCGCGCTGCTGGCGCGTGTCCTGGGCAATCCGCTGGGCATTGCCCTGGCTGGCGCGGCTGGCTCCACCCTCGGCGAGACAACCGCGTTTATCGTCGGGCGGGCGGGCAAGACAGCGGTTGAAGACACGCGCTTCTACCGCTGGGTCGAGCACCAGTTGCGAACGCCGCTGCGCGCGTTCATCATCTTGTTCTTGCTGAGCGCGCCGCCCAACCCATTCTTCGACGTAGCGGGACTGACCGCCGGGTCGCTCGGCGTGCCGTTCTGGATCTTCGCCACGGCTACCTTTTTAGGCCGCATCCTCAAGATGCTGTTCTTCGCGGGCCTGGGCCAGCAATTCCTGACGTAG
- a CDS encoding carbonic anhydrase — MERLVAVRTADDVFPEYRDTAIGRLLEYHNLERPFEAYTSAQLLIGMCMDNRKHLRIPDNFAFILRTGGANLRYSDFKVSYAVAVGDVSAIALMGHTNCGMVNLVAKREAFVRGLVEHAGWELQRAEEHFMNYAPMFEIDNEIDFVVGEAQRLRRRYPKIIVAPMIYRVEDNLLYLIGSSA, encoded by the coding sequence ATGGAGCGACTGGTAGCAGTGCGAACGGCTGACGATGTTTTTCCTGAGTATCGCGATACGGCGATCGGGCGTTTGCTGGAATATCATAATCTGGAGCGTCCGTTCGAGGCATACACATCCGCCCAACTGCTGATCGGCATGTGCATGGATAATCGCAAGCATCTGCGCATCCCCGATAACTTCGCGTTCATTCTGCGCACCGGCGGCGCGAATCTGCGCTACAGCGACTTCAAGGTTTCCTACGCTGTGGCTGTCGGCGACGTCTCGGCGATTGCCTTGATGGGCCATACGAACTGCGGCATGGTCAATCTGGTAGCCAAGCGCGAGGCGTTTGTGCGCGGGCTGGTCGAGCACGCGGGCTGGGAGCTTCAGCGCGCCGAGGAGCACTTTATGAACTACGCCCCGATGTTCGAGATCGACAACGAGATCGATTTTGTGGTCGGCGAGGCGCAGCGGCTGCGGCGACGCTACCCCAAGATTATCGTCGCGCCGATGATCTACCGCGTCGAGGATAATCTGCTCTACCTGATCGGCAGCAGCGCGTGA
- a CDS encoding TIGR02587 family membrane protein: MSAAPAQTQSMWSRELDDLIRGVSGGFLFGIPLLYTMEVWWIGSFSGRRYMLVALITTFVVVLLLNRMAGFRHSKDVRWVDAAMDSVEAMAIGLVCTGLLLVLLREITAETPLREILGKVIFESVPFSLGVALANQFLYRPSDDNQGDQEGDPQERDTQTTDQETLRGTAADIGATLVGALIIAFNISPTEEIPMLAAAVAPPWLLLIMAASLVISYGIVFESNFADQQKRRQQQGIFQQPISETVASYLVSLLAAAFMLWFFQQLSFSDPWTMWLHHTLLLGLPATVGGAAGRLAI; encoded by the coding sequence ATGAGCGCAGCACCAGCACAGACACAGAGCATGTGGTCACGCGAGCTTGACGACCTGATTCGGGGCGTGTCGGGCGGCTTCTTGTTTGGCATCCCGCTGCTGTATACGATGGAGGTCTGGTGGATCGGCAGCTTTAGCGGGCGGCGCTACATGCTTGTCGCGCTGATCACCACGTTTGTTGTCGTCCTGCTGCTCAACCGGATGGCCGGCTTTCGCCACTCGAAGGATGTGCGCTGGGTCGACGCCGCGATGGATAGCGTCGAGGCCATGGCGATCGGCCTGGTCTGCACCGGGCTGCTGCTGGTGCTGCTGCGCGAAATTACGGCTGAAACGCCGCTCAGAGAAATACTCGGCAAGGTCATCTTTGAAAGCGTGCCCTTCTCGCTGGGCGTGGCGCTGGCAAACCAATTTCTCTATCGCCCATCCGACGACAACCAGGGCGATCAGGAAGGCGATCCGCAGGAGCGCGACACGCAGACGACAGATCAGGAGACGCTGCGTGGAACGGCGGCGGATATTGGCGCGACGCTGGTTGGAGCGCTGATCATCGCCTTCAACATCTCGCCGACGGAAGAGATCCCCATGCTGGCGGCAGCCGTCGCGCCGCCGTGGCTGCTGCTGATCATGGCCGCCTCGCTGGTCATCTCGTACGGCATCGTCTTCGAGTCGAACTTTGCGGATCAGCAAAAGCGCAGGCAGCAGCAGGGCATCTTCCAGCAGCCGATCAGCGAGACGGTGGCATCCTATCTGGTGTCGCTGCTTGCCGCCGCATTCATGCTATGGTTTTTCCAGCAGCTTAGCTTCAGCGATCCGTGGACGATGTGGCTGCATCACACGTTGCTGCTCGGCCTTCCCGCGACGGTTGGCGGTGCGGCAGGACGGCTTGCGATATAA
- a CDS encoding putative glycoside hydrolase, whose protein sequence is MFVSTVRRVPLLMIALLVLVACGTNKVTINGRVIDAYTNQPVKDAALTFGKNGPVKTDAEGRYTTTAWSAKESVSIEAPGYETTSINLAEKPELAKTEPTTATLDVTIRPNTLRGVVKDAYTDQPVANALVQATETISATTDANGAYTLQSLPETFQIAVQAPDYVETRADISRKTTHELTLRPSVLRGIVKDTYSGQPVTGATVKAGDISATTGSDGAYELKDVREDAEVVFTADGYDEVKQPMPQATSLDVALRPNVITGTVVDSKDGKPLAQATVIATPTITGTAVAVTRTDAKGNYKLEDVPEGAYIRALLPGYRRGETQVKEGGLSPEIKLERFEAKALYLKANVASNGMETVNEYYDIIDQTELNSIVIDVKSDNLADVGFIYYQSQVPEVLKAETSADYMPIREMLAEAKKRNIYTIARVHIFAHDNALLEKHPDWYVQKDGKPWFADFGIAWLDTYDERVWDYNIKLAVEVAQLGFDEIQFDYIRFPSDGDLTGAKFKGPRDWKNNPDEMFNTIGRFMERAQKAINGAGAYFSVDVFGYVAWKPQANIGQNLQVMGKYADYVYPMVYPSHFVWGELGFENPGAHPYEIVDFSMQKVKDQLVGEASRAKVRPWLQDFTLIWVPDQYIVRYGAKEVRAQIDAAEKNRANGVDGWALWDSDNDYTAEALKPQE, encoded by the coding sequence ATGTTCGTTTCCACTGTGCGGCGTGTGCCGCTGCTGATGATCGCGTTACTGGTGCTCGTGGCGTGTGGCACGAACAAAGTAACGATCAATGGCCGCGTGATCGACGCCTACACCAACCAGCCGGTCAAAGATGCAGCCCTCACCTTCGGCAAGAATGGCCCGGTTAAGACTGACGCCGAGGGGCGATATACCACCACCGCCTGGAGCGCCAAGGAGAGCGTCAGCATCGAAGCGCCCGGCTACGAAACCACCTCGATCAATCTGGCCGAGAAGCCGGAGCTGGCAAAGACCGAGCCGACGACCGCGACGCTGGATGTCACGATCCGCCCGAACACGCTGCGCGGCGTCGTCAAGGATGCCTACACCGACCAGCCCGTCGCGAATGCGCTGGTTCAGGCGACCGAGACGATCAGCGCGACGACGGATGCGAACGGCGCGTACACCTTGCAGAGCCTACCTGAGACGTTCCAGATCGCGGTGCAGGCACCCGACTACGTCGAGACTCGGGCCGACATCAGCCGCAAGACGACTCACGAGCTGACGCTGCGGCCAAGTGTGCTGCGCGGCATCGTCAAAGATACCTACAGCGGCCAGCCCGTGACGGGCGCTACGGTCAAGGCGGGCGACATCAGCGCGACGACCGGCAGCGACGGCGCGTACGAGCTGAAGGATGTGCGCGAGGATGCCGAGGTGGTCTTTACCGCCGACGGCTACGACGAGGTCAAGCAGCCGATGCCGCAGGCGACCTCGCTCGACGTTGCGCTGCGCCCGAACGTGATCACGGGCACCGTGGTCGATAGCAAGGACGGCAAGCCGCTGGCACAGGCGACGGTAATCGCCACGCCGACGATCACCGGCACGGCGGTGGCCGTTACGCGCACCGACGCGAAGGGGAACTACAAGCTCGAAGACGTGCCCGAAGGCGCGTACATTCGGGCGCTGCTGCCGGGCTACCGGCGCGGCGAAACCCAGGTCAAAGAGGGTGGGCTGAGCCCGGAGATTAAGCTCGAACGGTTCGAGGCCAAGGCGCTCTACCTCAAGGCCAATGTCGCATCCAACGGCATGGAGACGGTCAACGAGTACTACGATATAATCGACCAGACCGAGCTGAACTCGATCGTGATCGACGTGAAATCGGATAACCTGGCGGATGTCGGCTTTATCTACTACCAGTCGCAGGTGCCGGAGGTGCTGAAGGCCGAAACCTCAGCCGACTATATGCCGATCCGCGAGATGCTGGCCGAGGCCAAGAAGCGCAATATCTACACGATCGCCCGCGTCCACATCTTCGCGCACGACAACGCGCTGCTGGAGAAGCATCCCGACTGGTATGTGCAGAAGGACGGCAAGCCCTGGTTTGCCGACTTCGGCATCGCCTGGCTCGACACCTACGACGAGCGCGTCTGGGACTACAACATCAAGCTGGCGGTCGAGGTGGCGCAGCTTGGCTTCGATGAGATCCAGTTCGACTACATCCGCTTCCCGTCGGACGGCGACCTGACGGGCGCGAAGTTCAAAGGGCCGCGCGACTGGAAGAATAATCCTGACGAGATGTTCAACACGATCGGGCGGTTCATGGAGCGCGCGCAGAAGGCGATCAACGGCGCGGGCGCGTACTTCTCGGTGGACGTGTTCGGCTATGTCGCGTGGAAGCCGCAGGCCAACATCGGCCAGAACCTCCAGGTCATGGGCAAGTACGCCGACTACGTGTATCCGATGGTCTATCCGTCGCACTTCGTCTGGGGCGAGCTTGGCTTTGAAAATCCGGGCGCGCATCCCTACGAGATCGTCGATTTCTCGATGCAGAAGGTCAAGGATCAGCTCGTCGGCGAGGCCAGCCGCGCGAAGGTCCGCCCCTGGCTTCAGGACTTTACGCTGATCTGGGTGCCCGACCAGTACATCGTGAGGTACGGCGCGAAAGAGGTTCGGGCGCAGATCGACGCGGCGGAGAAGAACCGCGCCAATGGCGTCGACGGCTGGGCGCTCTGGGATTCCGATAACGACTATACCGCCGAGGCGCTCAAGCCTCAGGAGTAG
- a CDS encoding class II fumarate hydratase, with protein MTDLNRIERDSMGEMQVPGDALYGAQTQRAVLNFPISNLRFPRSFIAAMGLIKKAAAEVNMELGELDERRGQAIIQAAEEVIRGDLDSQFVLDIFQTGSGTSTNMNTNEVMASRASQILGAALGSKEVHPNDHVNMGQSSNDVIPTAMHIAARVAIEKELIPAIEGLRDALQAKAADFDDVIKSGRTHLMDATPVRLGQEFGGYASQLAHGIRRLREASEELAELALGGTAVGTGTNQLPEFSQSAIRRISQYTGVQFREADNHFEAQGAKDAYVYASGALNTLATSLMKIANDIRWLASGPTSGLAEIMLPAIQPGSSIMPGKVNPVMAESMMMVCAQVMGNHLTVTIGGQHGNFELNVMMPVMAHNLLESIAILGSVCDAFRANCVEGITANRKRCQELLERNPSIATALNKSIGYDEAAKVAKESAASGRSVREVVKERGLLSDDQLDTVLNVRDMTEPGIPGR; from the coding sequence ATGACTGATCTCAACAGAATCGAACGCGACTCGATGGGCGAGATGCAGGTGCCCGGCGATGCGCTGTATGGCGCGCAGACGCAGCGCGCGGTGCTCAACTTCCCGATCTCCAATCTGCGCTTTCCGCGCTCGTTTATCGCGGCGATGGGCCTGATCAAAAAGGCGGCGGCAGAGGTCAACATGGAGCTGGGCGAGCTTGACGAGCGCCGGGGGCAGGCGATCATCCAGGCCGCCGAAGAGGTGATTCGCGGCGATCTCGATTCGCAGTTTGTGCTCGATATTTTTCAGACCGGCTCCGGCACCAGCACCAACATGAACACGAACGAGGTGATGGCGAGCCGCGCGAGCCAGATCCTCGGCGCGGCGCTCGGCTCCAAAGAGGTCCATCCGAACGATCATGTTAACATGGGCCAAAGCTCGAACGACGTGATCCCGACGGCCATGCATATCGCCGCGCGCGTCGCGATCGAGAAAGAGCTGATCCCGGCGATCGAGGGGCTGCGCGACGCGCTCCAGGCCAAGGCTGCCGATTTCGACGATGTGATCAAAAGCGGGCGGACCCACCTGATGGACGCCACGCCGGTACGCCTGGGCCAGGAGTTTGGCGGCTATGCCAGCCAGCTTGCGCACGGCATTCGTCGGCTGCGCGAGGCCTCGGAGGAGCTGGCCGAGCTGGCGCTGGGCGGCACCGCTGTCGGCACCGGCACGAACCAGCTTCCGGAGTTTTCGCAGAGCGCGATCCGCCGCATCTCGCAGTACACGGGCGTGCAGTTCCGCGAGGCGGATAATCACTTCGAGGCGCAGGGCGCGAAGGATGCGTATGTCTATGCGTCGGGCGCGCTCAACACGCTGGCTACATCGCTGATGAAGATCGCCAACGATATTCGCTGGCTGGCGTCGGGTCCGACCTCCGGCCTAGCCGAGATTATGCTGCCCGCGATCCAGCCCGGCTCGTCGATCATGCCCGGCAAGGTCAACCCGGTGATGGCCGAGTCGATGATGATGGTCTGCGCGCAGGTGATGGGCAATCACCTGACGGTGACGATCGGCGGGCAGCACGGCAACTTCGAGCTGAACGTGATGATGCCGGTGATGGCGCATAATCTGCTCGAATCGATCGCGATCCTCGGCTCGGTCTGCGACGCCTTCCGCGCGAACTGCGTCGAGGGCATTACCGCTAATCGCAAGCGCTGCCAGGAGCTACTGGAGCGCAACCCGTCGATCGCCACGGCGCTCAATAAGAGCATCGGCTACGACGAGGCCGCGAAAGTTGCCAAGGAGTCGGCTGCCAGCGGTCGATCGGTGCGCGAGGTGGTCAAGGAGCGCGGCCTGCTCTCCGACGATCAGCTTGACACCGTGCTCAACGTGCGCGATATGACCGAGCCGGGGATTCCGGGGCGGTAG
- a CDS encoding transposase, producing MKLIAHLKLTPTPEQAALLLQTLEVANAACDHMSDTAWQTQTFRHFDLHKLCYESVRASFGLSAQLTVRCLSKVADAYKLDRKTKRTFRPHGSIAYDDRILSWNLHEPSVSIWTVQGRQSIPFVTGTRQMALLRTRKGETDLAYVKGQFYLLATCEVAELTPVGVDGTLGVDLGVTNIAVDSDGIMYSGTPMKVARYRHRRLRTKLQQKGTLGARRRLRKLAGQERRFATHTNHVIAKRLVSAAQRTKRQIALEQLKGIQTRVRARKSQRPMLKSWAFHQLQQFVRYKARLCGVPVHFVDPRNTSRTCPACGHCAKENRKSQAQFLCTSCSYAGNADVIAAINIGRRAAVSQPDYSDTPTGVAPE from the coding sequence ATGAAGCTGATTGCCCACCTCAAACTGACTCCGACGCCGGAACAAGCCGCCCTGCTGCTGCAAACGCTGGAAGTAGCGAACGCCGCGTGCGACCACATGAGCGACACCGCCTGGCAGACGCAGACCTTCCGGCACTTCGACTTGCACAAGCTCTGCTACGAGTCGGTCCGCGCGTCGTTTGGGTTGTCGGCCCAACTCACCGTCCGCTGTCTCAGCAAGGTGGCCGATGCCTACAAGCTGGATCGCAAGACCAAGCGCACATTCAGGCCGCACGGCAGTATTGCCTACGATGATCGTATCCTGTCGTGGAACCTGCATGAACCATCCGTGTCGATCTGGACGGTGCAGGGCAGACAGTCCATTCCGTTTGTGACGGGCACGCGCCAGATGGCGCTGCTGCGCACGCGCAAAGGTGAAACCGACCTGGCCTACGTCAAGGGCCAGTTTTACCTCCTGGCGACCTGCGAGGTCGCAGAACTCACGCCAGTGGGCGTGGATGGTACGTTGGGCGTGGATCTTGGCGTTACCAACATTGCCGTGGACAGCGACGGGATAATGTATAGCGGCACGCCGATGAAGGTGGCGCGCTACCGGCATCGCCGCTTGCGCACTAAGCTGCAACAGAAAGGCACCTTGGGCGCGCGTCGCCGTCTGCGCAAACTGGCGGGACAAGAACGCCGCTTTGCGACCCATACGAACCATGTGATCGCCAAACGCCTCGTATCGGCGGCTCAACGCACAAAGCGTCAGATCGCCCTGGAACAGTTGAAGGGCATTCAGACGCGGGTGAGGGCTAGGAAGTCGCAGCGTCCGATGCTGAAGTCGTGGGCGTTCCACCAATTGCAGCAGTTCGTGCGATATAAAGCGCGGTTGTGTGGTGTACCGGTCCACTTCGTTGATCCTCGGAATACTTCTCGCACTTGTCCGGCCTGTGGACATTGTGCGAAAGAGAATCGCAAGAGCCAAGCCCAATTCCTGTGTACATCGTGTTCCTACGCTGGGAACGCGGATGTGATCGCGGCGATCAACATTGGTCGCCGGGCTGCGGTAAGCCAGCCAGACTACTCGGATACACCAACGGGTGTAGCGCCAGAGTAA
- the pyrF gene encoding orotidine-5'-phosphate decarboxylase, giving the protein MQFFQRLQEASERNSSLLCVGLDPDPRRLPEWCHDFADPVLAFNRHLIDLTCDLVCAYKPNAAFYESLGGHGWSTLCDTIAYAHERGVPVILDSKRSDIGSSAIGYACAAFEKLHADAVTVNPYMGWDSVEPFLRYADRGVFVLCLTSNPGAQDFQMLDGNGHPLFERVAEQCAGWNERGNVGLVAGATYPDELLCVRQLTPGQWILLPGVGAQGADLDLALDQALWPDGSGVIVNASRAVMWAEDPREAAMQLREQIEAARQRRREHTTRERRQAPRATDDPKKINLALALHDLQAIQFGSFTLKSGVQSPIYVDLRLLVSNPEALALAASAYGTLLSELVFDRLAAIPYAGLPLGTAVALQTRTPLIYPRKEVKAYGTQRPIEGRYHPGEIVVVLDDLISSGDSKLEAIQPLRSAGLEANDVVVLIDREGGGREELEAHGITVHSVFKLRDLLDILVQNERITAEQRGQVEAFLQAQTV; this is encoded by the coding sequence ATGCAATTCTTCCAGCGTCTTCAGGAAGCCAGCGAACGGAACAGCTCGCTCCTGTGTGTCGGTCTTGATCCGGACCCTCGTCGGCTCCCCGAGTGGTGCCATGATTTCGCGGACCCAGTCCTCGCCTTCAACCGCCATCTCATCGATCTCACCTGCGATCTGGTTTGCGCGTACAAGCCCAACGCCGCGTTTTACGAATCGCTCGGCGGCCACGGCTGGTCCACCCTGTGCGACACGATCGCCTACGCCCACGAGCGCGGCGTGCCCGTGATCCTCGACAGCAAGCGCAGCGACATCGGCTCAAGCGCGATCGGCTATGCCTGCGCCGCGTTCGAGAAGCTCCACGCCGACGCCGTTACCGTCAACCCATACATGGGCTGGGACTCGGTCGAGCCGTTCTTGCGCTACGCCGATCGCGGCGTCTTCGTGCTGTGTCTGACATCCAATCCGGGCGCGCAAGATTTTCAGATGCTCGACGGCAACGGCCATCCGCTCTTCGAGCGCGTGGCCGAGCAGTGCGCAGGCTGGAACGAGCGCGGCAACGTCGGCCTCGTCGCCGGAGCCACCTATCCCGACGAGCTGCTGTGCGTGCGGCAGTTAACGCCCGGTCAGTGGATCTTGCTGCCGGGCGTCGGCGCGCAGGGCGCCGATCTCGATCTAGCGCTCGACCAGGCGCTCTGGCCCGACGGCAGCGGCGTGATCGTCAATGCGTCGCGGGCGGTGATGTGGGCCGAAGATCCCCGCGAGGCGGCGATGCAGCTCCGCGAGCAGATCGAGGCGGCCCGCCAGCGCAGACGTGAGCACACCACACGCGAGCGACGCCAGGCACCACGCGCCACCGACGATCCCAAGAAGATCAACCTTGCCCTCGCCCTCCACGATCTCCAGGCTATCCAGTTCGGCAGCTTCACTCTCAAATCCGGCGTGCAATCACCGATCTACGTGGATCTGCGCCTGCTGGTCAGCAATCCCGAAGCGCTGGCGCTGGCCGCCAGCGCCTACGGCACCCTGCTGAGCGAGCTGGTCTTCGATCGGCTGGCGGCGATCCCGTATGCTGGCCTGCCGCTCGGCACCGCAGTGGCCTTGCAGACGCGCACGCCGCTGATCTACCCGCGCAAAGAGGTCAAAGCCTACGGCACGCAGCGTCCGATCGAGGGGCGCTATCATCCGGGCGAGATTGTCGTCGTGCTGGACGATCTGATCTCAAGCGGCGACAGCAAGCTGGAGGCGATCCAGCCGCTCCGGAGCGCCGGCCTCGAAGCCAACGATGTGGTCGTGCTGATCGATCGTGAGGGCGGCGGTCGCGAGGAGCTAGAGGCGCACGGTATCACGGTCCACAGCGTCTTCAAGCTGCGCGACCTGCTCGATATTCTGGTGCAGAACGAGCGTATCACCGCCGAGCAGCGCGGCCAGGTCGAAGCATTCTTACAGGCGCAGACGGTCTAA